One genomic segment of Falco peregrinus isolate bFalPer1 chromosome 7, bFalPer1.pri, whole genome shotgun sequence includes these proteins:
- the DOP1A gene encoding protein dopey-1 isoform X5, translated as MVGILQVNGHGEESTLMQDLKPFRILISLLDKPELGPAILEDVLIEVFRTLYTQCKAELELQAEPSFNKDHTQLSSKLRENKKTAELIKTANLLFNSFEPYYMWDYIARWFEECCRRTLHARLQTGPGGGSEQSELPLTNFCLLVDFLLDIVSLPTRSMRVLCQETYIEIQTEHLPQLLLRMISALTSHLHTLHLSELTDSLRLCSKILSKVQPPLLSAGTDGILQLPSGHSSSIKEWENKKVPPISLENPNDVFEDGENPPSSRSSESGFTEFVQYQADTTDDIDRALNEGHGAPGIPIIGSTSSETETGSTVGSEETVVQPPSIMTQGTATRSGKTIQKTAMQCCLEYVQQFLTRFINLYIIQSNSLSQPLGAELPVDTTREQGQTTKWDRESRVDAKVKKTNKKKTPKEYLSAFIAACQLYLECSSFPVYIAEGNRTSELHPGKPEVDCEQVQPPLWLQTLMSACKQASDFSVQGVTISLVMDLVGLTQSVALVTGENLNSVETAQPLSPNQGRVAVVIRPPLTQGNLRYMAEKTDFFKHIALTLWDQLGDGTPQHHQKSVELFYQLHNLVPSSSICEDVISQQLTHRDKAIRMEAHAKFAVLWHLTRDLHINKSSSFGRTFDRSLFIMLDSLNSLDGSTWSVGQAWLNQVLQRHDIARVLEPLLLLLLHPKTQRVSVQRVQAECYWTKSPYHPEEDNEKHFMQKFSCADAFSHEPVSQGQLIIPKEGNEKQLAMDEMENFSLTVNPLSDRLSLLSTSSETIPMVVSDFDLPDHQVEILQSSDSGCSQSSTGDNISYEVETESLSAQDSSQTLREDSPDEIVQQVVTDLICKVVSGLGEEAEPVKHSLRSEDTSCKFSPLDNSVEVTKNEDQNIQSSQSSLLSNDSSQLLSASTETGLESLEDEISRNNSSPCIAESQQSLSDLTLASTESKSRKQSHSSIQFSFKGKLPEKMSEKETIVKEAGKQPGAKPKVKIAKRKDEEKKKAQTEKLKQTNVFFSDGLDLENWYSCGEGEISEIESDVGSPGMRKSPSFNIHPLYQHVLLYLQLYDSSRTLYAFSAIKAILKTNPSAFVSAISTTSVNNAYTPQLSLLQNLLARHRISVMGKDFYSHIPVDSNHNFRSSMYIEILISLCLYYMRSHYPTHVKVTSQDLIGNRNMQMMSVEILTLLFAELAKVIESSAKGFPSFISDMLSKCKVQKVILHCLLSSIFSAQKWHSEKIAGKNVVAVEEGFSEDSLINFSEDEFDSGSTLQSQLLKVLQRLIVLEHRVMTVPEENETGFDFVITDLEHIGPQQPMTSLQYLHSQPITCQGMFLCAVIRALHQHCACKMHPQWIGLITSTLPYMGKVLQRVVVSVTLQLCRNLDNLIQQYKYETGLSDNRPLWMASVTPPDMVLTLLEGITTIIHYCLLDPSTQYHQLLVNVDQKHLIEARNGILSILHMIMSSVTLLWSILHLADSSEKTTAAAASITTINLGSTKNLRQQILELLGPISMNHGVHFMAAIAFVWNERRQNKNTSRTKVIPTAGEEQLLLVELVRSISVMRTETVIQTVKEVLKQPPAIAKDKKHLSLEVCMLQFFYAYTQRIPVTSLVDSWAALLLLLKDSIQVGLPAPGQFLILGVLNEFIMKNPTLENKKDQRDLQDVTHKIVDAIGAIAGSSLEQTTWLRRNLEVKPSPKIMVDGNNLESDVEDILSPAMETSNITPSVYSVHALTLLSEVLAHLLDMVFYSDEKERVIPLLVNIMHYVVPYLRNHSAHNASSYRACVQLLSSLSGYQYTRRAWKKEAFDLFMDSSFFQMDASCVNHWRAIMDNLMTHDKTTFRDLMTRVAVAQSSSLNLFANRDAELEQRAMLLKRLAFAIFSSEIDQYQKYLPDIQERLVESLRLPQVPTLHSQVFLFFRVLLLRMSPQHLTSLWPTMITELVQVFLLMEQELTADEDISRTSGPSVAGLETTYTGGNGFSTSYNSQRWLNLYLSACKFLDLALALPSENLPQFQMYRWAFIPEASDDSGLEVRRQGTHQREFKPYVVRLAKLLRKKAKDKQEDFKTVVLEGMEMAKHQKNPEEDSSGKTLSWEPGHLLLTIYTVRSIEQLLPFFNVLSQVFNSKVTSRCVGHSGSPVLYPNCFPNKDIKMENLKTFSSKARQKIEEMVEKDFLEGVIKT; from the exons ATGGTTGGAATATTACAAGTTAACGGGCATGGAGAAGAAAGCACATTGATGCAAGACTTAAAGCCTTTTCGAATTCTTATCAGTTTGCTGGATAAGCCTGAATTAG GCCCTGCCATCTTAGAGGATGTACTGATTGAAGTGTTTCGAACATTATATACACAGTGCAAAGCAGAACTGGAGCTTCAGGCAGAACCTTCTTTCAACAAAGATCACACACAGCTAAGCAG caaactgagagaaaacaagaaaacagcagaattgATTAAAACTGCCAATCTTCTCTTTAATTCCTTTGAGCCTTACTATATGTGGGATTACATCGCTCGTTGGTTTGAAGAATGTTGTAG GAGGACATTGCATGCCAGACTTCAAACTGGGCCTGGAGGTGGTAGTGAGCAATCTGAGTTACCCCTGACAAATTTCTGCTTGTTAGTGGATTTTTTGTTGGATATAGTTTCTTTG CCTACTAGAAGTATGAGAGTGCTGTGTCAG GAGACTTACATTGAAATACAGACAGAACACTTGCCTCAGCTGTTGCTCAGGATGATTTCTGCATTGACGAGCCATCTTCATACTTTGCACTTGTCTGAGCTTACTGATTCTCTCAGGCTCTGCTCAAAGATCCTTAGTAAGGTTCAACCTCCATTGCTGTCTGCTGGTACAGATGGTATCTTGCAGCTTCCTAGTGGACACAGCAGCTCCATCaaagaatgggaaaataaaaag GTGCCGCCAATTTCACTTGAAAATCCTAATGATGTGTTTGAAGATGGTGAAAATCCTCCAAGCAGTCGATCATCAGAAAGTGGATTCACTGAGTTTGTACAGTACCAGGCAGATACAACTGATGACATTGACAGAGCACTGAATGAAGGTCACGGTGCGCCTGGCATTCCTATTATCGGTAGCACATCCTCAGAGACTGAAACAGGATCAACTGTGGGATCTGAGGAAACCGTTGTACAGCCTCCTTCCATAATGACACAGGGGACGGCAACTCGAAGTGGGAAAACGATCCAAAAGACTGCAATGCAGTGTTGTTTGGAGTATGTCCAACAGTTTTTAACCAGATTTATCAACCTGTATATCATTCAGAGTAATTCCTTGTCCCAGCCCTTAGGGGCAGAGCTTCCAGTAGACACCACTAGAGAGCAAGGACAGACCACAAAATGGGACAGAGAATCACGAGTTGATGCTAaggtgaagaaaacaaacaagaaaaaaacaccgAAAGAATACCTTTCTGCCTTTATTGCTGCTTGTCAGCTGTACCTTGAATGTTCGAGCTTTCCTGTTTACATAGCTGAAGGAAACCGTACTTCGGAATTACATCCTGGGAAGCCTGAAGTTG actgtGAACAAGTACAGCCTCCACTGTGGCTACAGACTTTAATGAGTGCTTGCAAGCAAGCAAGCGATTTCAGTGTTCAGGGTGTTACAATTTCCCTTGTGATGGACCTGGTTGGATTGACTCAATCTGTTGCTCTCGTCACTGGAGAAAATCTGAACAGTGTGGAAACGGCTCAGCCTCTTAGCCCTAACCAGGGAAGAGTGGCTGTGGTCATCAGACCTCCTCTTACTCAAGGCAATCTGAGATATATGGCTGAAAAGACAGATTTCTTCAAG CATATAGCTTTAACTCTTTGGGACCAGTTGGGTGATGGAACTCCTCAGCATCACCAGAAGAGTGTGGAGCTGTTCTACCAGCTGCACAACCTCGTTCCATCTTCTAGCATTTGTGAAGATGTTATTAGTCAGCAGCTGACTCACAGAGACAAGGCAA TAAGAATGGAAGCTCATGCAAAGTTTGCAGTGCTATGGCATCTCACCCGTGACCTTCATATTAATAAGTCTTCTTCTTTTGGCCGTACTTTTGACAG atcTTTGTTTATCATGCTGGACAGCCTTAATAGCTTGGATGGTTCTACATGGTCAGTGGGGCAAGCCTGGTTAAATCAAGTGCTTCAGAGACATGATATTGCAAGGGTTCTTGAGCCTTTGCTCCTACTGCTTCTCCATCCAAAAACTCAGCGAGTTTCTGTTCAGCGGGTACAGGCTGAATGTTACTGGACTAAGTCTCCCTATCACCCTGAAGAAGACAATGAAAAGCACTTTATGCAGAAGTTTAGTTGTGCTGATG cGTTTTCCCATGAGCCTGTAAGCCAAGGACAACTTATTATACCTAAAGAAGGCAATGAAAAACAACTTGCTATGGATGAAATGGAGAATTTCAGCCTGACTGTCAACCCTCTGAGTGACAGACTTTCGTTGTTAAGTACCAGCAGTGAGACCATACCAATGGTTGTGTCTGATTTTGACCTTCCTGACCACCAAGTTGAAATACTGCAGAGTTCTGACTCTGGCTGTTCTCAGTCATCTACTGGAGACAACATCAGTTATGAAGTGGAAACAGAAAGCCTGAGTGCTCAAGATAGCTCTCAGACTCTGAGAGAAGACTCGCCTGATGAAATTGTGCAACAGGTGGTTACAGATCTTATATGCAAAGTTGTAAGTGGGCTTGGCGAAGAGGCTGAACCTGTTAAACATAGTCTACGCTCTGAAGATACTTCATGTAAATTCAGTCCTCTGGATAACTCTGTGGAGGTGACAAAAAATGAAGATCAAAATATTCAAAGTAGTCAGAGTAGTTTGCTTAGTAATGACAGCTCCCAATTGCTATCAGCCTCAACTGAGACTGGACTTGAGAGCTTAGAAGATGAAATTTCAAGAAATAACTCTTCACCGTGTATTGCAGAAAGCCAGCAATCCCTCTCTGATCTCACTCTTGCTTCCACTGAATCAAAGTCCAGAAAGCAAAGCCACAGTAGTATTCAGTTCAGCTTTAAAGGAAAGCTACcagaaaaaatgtcagaaaaagaaacaattgtTAAAGAGGCTGGTAAGCAACCAGGTGCAAAACCTAAGGTGAAAATAGCTAAACGGAAAGatgaagagaagaagaaagcacaaacagaaaagcttaaacaaacaaatgtcTTCTTTAGTGATGGTCTTGATTTAGAAAACTGGTACAGTTGTGGGGAAGgagaaatttcagaaatagaaaGTGATGTGGGGTCCCCAGGCATGAGAAAATCTCCCAGCTTTAATATCCACCCATTGTATCAACATGTGCTGCTTTATCTCCAGCTGTATGACTCTTCAAGGACATTGTATGCTTTTTCTGCAATTAAAGCAATTCTCAAAACAAACCCTTCAGCTTTTGTAAGTGCTATCTCCACTACCAGTGTCAACAATGCATACACTCCTCAGCTTTCGTTGCTCCAGAACCTTCTAGCCAGGCATCGAATATCAGTTATGGGCAAGGATTTCTATAGTCACATCCCAGTTGATTCCAACCATAACTTTCGGAGCTCTATGTACATAGAAATTCTTATCTCCTTGTGTTTGTACTATATGCGGAGCCACTATCCGACTCATGTTAAAGTAACTTCGCAAGATCTAATAGGAAACCGTAATATGCAAATGATGAGTGTAGAAATTCTGACCCTTCTCTTTGCTGAGTTGGCAAAAGTGATAGAAAGCTCTGCAAAGGGCTTTCCTAGTTTTATTTCGGACATGTTGTCCAAATGCAAGGTTCAGAAAGTGATCCTACATTGTCTGCTATCTTCTATCTTCAGTGCACAGAAATGGCACAGTGAAAAGATCGCTGGGAAAAACGTAGTGGCTGTAGAAGAAGGCTTCTCTGAAGACAGCCTTATAAATTTTTCTGAAGATGAATTTGACAGTGGTAGTACTCTGCAATCGCAGCTTTTAAAAGTACTTCAACGGCTAATTGTGTTGGAACACAGAGTAATGACTGTGCctgaggaaaatgaaacagGCTTTGACTTTGTCATAACGGACTTGGAGCACATTGGCCCCCAGCAGCCAATGACTTCTCTTCAGTATTTACATTCCCAGCCCATAACCTGCCAAGGCATGTTTCTCTGCGCAGTGATACGAGCTTTACACCAGCACTGTGCCTGTAAAATGCATCCTCAGTGGATCGGCCTTATCACTTCTACGTTGCCTTACATGGGAAAAGTTCTTCAAAGGGTGGTTGTTTCAGTGACTCTTCAGCTCTGCAGGAACTTGGATAATTTAATTCAGCAGTATAAGTATGAAACAGGATTATCTGATAATAG GCCTCTCTGGATGGCATCAGTGACTCCCCCAGATATGGTTCTCACTTTATTAGAAGGGATCACAACAATAATTCATTACTGTCTCCTGGATCCATCTACACAGTATCATCAG CTTTTGGTTAATGTAGATCAGAAGCACTTGATTGAAGCACGCAATGGGATCCTCTCAATCTTGCATATGATCATGTCTTCTGTGACTTTGCTGTGGAGCATCCTTCACCTTGCAGATTCTTCAGAGAaaactactgctgctgctgcatccatTACCACTATTAATCTTGGGTCAACAAAG AATTTGAGGCAGCAGATTCTTGAACTTTTGGGTCCGATTTCAATGAATCATGGTGTTCATTTCATGGCTGCTATTGCATTTGTGTGGAATGAAAggaggcaaaataaaaatacttctaggACAAAG gtTATTCCTACAGCAGGTGAAGAACAACTTCTACTGGTTGAACTAGTTCGCTCTATCAGTGTTATGAGAACAGAGACTGTTATACAAACAGTCAAAGAAGTTTTGAAGCAGCCTCCAGCCATAGCAAAGGACAAG AAACATCTTTCACTGGAAGTATGCATGTTGCAGTTTTTCTATGCTTATACTCAGAG GATTCCAGTGACCAGCTTAGTAGATAGCTGGGCAGCACTGCTACTTCTGTTAAAAGATTCCATCCAGGTTGGTCTTCCAGCTCCAGGACAATTCCTCATACTTGG tgttcttaaTGAGTTCATTATGAAAAACCCAACtctagaaaataagaaagatcAAAGAGATCTCCAG GATGTAACGCACAAGATAGTGGATGCCATTGGGGCAATTGCTGGTTCTTCCTTGGAACAGACTACTTGGCTAAGACGAAACTTAGAGGTTAAGCCTTCCCCCAAGATTATGGTTGATGGAAACAACTTAGAATCGGATGTCGAAG aTATACTGTCTCCAGCAATGGAAACTTCAAACATAACTCCATCTGTTTATAGTGTCCATGCACTGACCTTACTTTCTGAG GTTTTGGCTCATCTCTTGGATATGGTCTTCTACAGTGATGAAAAAGAGAGGGTTATTCCTTTGCTTGTAAATATTATGCACTATGTTGTTCCCTACCTCCGTAATCACAG tgctcaTAATGCATCCAGCTATCGAGCCTGTGTCCAATTATTAAGCAGTCTTAGTGGGTATCAGTATACAAGGAGAGCATggaaaaaggaagcatttgACCTCTTTATGGATTCCAGTTTCTTCCAGATGGATGCCTCGTGTGTTAACCA TTGGAGAGCTATTATGGATAATTTGATGACACATGACAAAACCACATTCAGAGACTTGATGA cacgAGTGGCTGTGGCTCAGAGCAGCTCACTCAATCTGTTTGCTAATCGAGATGCAGAGCTGGAACAGCGTGCTATGCTCCTGAAGAGACTGGCTTTTGCAATTTTTAGCAGTGAGATAGACCAGTACCAGAAATACCTTCCAGACATACAAG aaaggcTGGTAGAAAGTCTCCGTTTGCCCCAGGTGCCCACCCTTCATTCCCAAGTGTTCCTGTTTTTCAGAGTATTGCTTTTAAGAATGTCTCCACAGCACCTTACCTCTCTCTGGCCAACCATGATCACTGAACTG GTACAAGTGTTTTTACTGATGGAACAGGAGCTCACCGCTGATGAAGACATTTCCAG aacTTCTGGCCCATCTGTTGCTGGTCTGGAGACAACATACACAGGCGGCAATGGTTTCTCCACGTCCTACAATAGCCAGAGATGGTTGAACCTGTACTTGTCTGCTTGCAAATTTCTGGACTTGGCCCTAGCTTTGCCATCTGAAAACCTGCCTCAGTTTCAGAT GTATCGTTGGGCTTTTATTCCAGAAGCATCAGACGATTCAGGCTTGGAAGTACGAAGACAGGGTACACACCAGAGGGAATTCAAACCGTATGTGGTGCGTCTAGCAAAACTGCTGcgaaaaaaagcaaag